Proteins from a single region of Sandaracinaceae bacterium:
- a CDS encoding metallophosphoesterase, with translation MSDPDGEGATGRTLEGDPATRGAPVGPAAVPVRDSYRVLHFSDVHLEQGFVGVRRRDFMNKRGIGYLNLALHRRARFAEAARKVSALPELIKRESVHIGLCTGDYTALGTWPELRFARQMMELVAGATEDFVTVPGNHDVYVPDTIADGRFEAVFGALMPNDLPELASDDGWPKVRLYGEHLAIVTFNSARPNPSVRFSSGRVPDGQLDALSRAFTHSRLAGRFLLLGTHYAPRLADGRPDTVRHGLINANDLLERCKVITRGALCHGHVHYLYHVREPGVRMDLCSAGSATYRGREGVWVYDIGRDEAFATPGAWTGERYELDPSRRVRLNAT, from the coding sequence TTGAGCGACCCGGACGGCGAAGGGGCAACGGGTCGCACGCTCGAGGGCGACCCGGCCACGCGCGGGGCGCCAGTGGGCCCGGCCGCGGTGCCCGTGCGCGACAGCTACCGCGTGCTGCATTTCAGCGACGTGCACCTCGAGCAGGGCTTCGTGGGCGTGCGGCGCCGCGACTTCATGAACAAGCGCGGCATCGGGTACCTGAACCTGGCGCTGCATCGCCGGGCGCGCTTCGCCGAGGCGGCGCGCAAGGTCAGCGCGCTGCCCGAGCTCATCAAGCGCGAGAGCGTGCACATCGGGCTCTGCACGGGCGACTACACGGCGCTCGGCACGTGGCCCGAGCTGCGCTTCGCGCGGCAGATGATGGAGCTCGTCGCGGGCGCCACGGAGGACTTCGTCACCGTCCCCGGCAACCACGACGTGTACGTGCCCGACACCATCGCGGACGGGCGCTTCGAGGCGGTGTTCGGCGCGCTGATGCCCAACGACCTGCCCGAGCTGGCGAGCGACGACGGCTGGCCCAAGGTGCGCCTCTATGGCGAGCACCTGGCCATCGTCACGTTCAACAGCGCTCGCCCCAACCCGAGCGTGCGCTTCTCGAGCGGCCGCGTGCCCGACGGGCAGCTGGACGCGCTGAGCCGAGCCTTCACCCACTCGCGGCTCGCGGGGCGCTTTCTGCTGCTGGGCACCCACTACGCGCCACGCCTCGCCGATGGGCGGCCCGACACGGTGCGCCACGGGCTCATCAACGCCAACGACCTGCTGGAGCGGTGCAAGGTCATCACGCGCGGGGCGCTGTGCCACGGGCACGTCCACTACCTGTACCACGTGCGTGAGCCCGGGGTGCGGATGGACCTGTGCAGCGCGGGCAGCGCCACCTACCGCGGGCGCGAGGGCGTGTGGGTCTACGACATCGGGCGCGACGAGGCCTTCGCGACGCCGGGGGCGTGGACGGGGGAGCGCTACGAGCTGGACCCGAGTCGGCGGGTGCGGCTGAACGCGACCTGA
- a CDS encoding PilZ domain-containing protein, with product MLQTVEVLPPRSEVRRQVDIECQLVSDFWDVPIEHHVLDLSAHGMWLSCDYPLHVGEEVVVELTPPARDPSAREPLFLFGRVCRVQMQRRKHEDHKAGMAIQFFHDSELTADRLAAALVGIPPKLGAPRAAARECVWVEELN from the coding sequence ATGCTGCAGACCGTCGAAGTCCTCCCGCCCCGCTCCGAAGTCCGTCGCCAGGTCGATATCGAGTGCCAGCTCGTGTCGGATTTCTGGGACGTGCCCATCGAGCACCATGTGCTGGACCTGAGCGCGCACGGGATGTGGCTGTCGTGCGACTACCCGCTGCACGTGGGCGAGGAGGTGGTGGTCGAGCTGACGCCGCCCGCGCGTGACCCGTCCGCCCGTGAGCCGCTGTTCCTCTTTGGCCGCGTGTGCCGTGTGCAGATGCAGCGGCGCAAGCACGAGGATCACAAGGCGGGCATGGCCATCCAGTTCTTCCACGACAGCGAGTTGACGGCCGACCGCCTGGCGGCCGCGCTGGTGGGCATCCCGCCCAAGCTCGGTGCGCCGCGCGCCGCCGCCCGTGAGTGCGTCTGGGTCGAAGAGCTGAATTGA
- a CDS encoding N-acetyl-gamma-glutamyl-phosphate reductase, producing the protein MEEKKLNQPIRVAVIGGSGYTGAELMRLLLGHPRVQVTLVTGQSKAGQPVASVLPSLAGVYPGDIEAFDADDTARRADVAFCALPHGASAGIVSELRDRGLVVLDLSADFRLSDPAVYKEWYGEHLAPARFGTAAYGLVELHRESLRTADLIAVPGCYPTAANLALAPLLKAGLVEPQGIIVDAKSGVSGAGRSPLPNTHLPEAAEGFRAYKAAAHRHTSEMEQELSKVAGAPLRVTFVPHLVPMTRGILATCYALTKGDVTAQACTDAARALFEGSPSVVVRDAGTHPDTLWVRGSNRAHVGYVVDKRVGRVVAMCAIDNLVKGASGQAVQAFNVRFGFDEGEGLRAPAMWP; encoded by the coding sequence ATGGAAGAAAAGAAGTTGAACCAACCCATTCGCGTCGCGGTCATCGGTGGATCTGGCTACACGGGCGCCGAGCTCATGCGCCTGCTGCTCGGTCACCCTCGCGTTCAGGTCACGTTGGTCACGGGGCAGAGCAAGGCCGGCCAGCCCGTGGCCAGCGTGCTCCCCAGCCTGGCAGGCGTGTACCCCGGCGACATCGAGGCGTTCGACGCGGACGACACCGCCCGCCGCGCGGACGTGGCCTTCTGCGCGCTCCCTCACGGCGCCAGCGCGGGCATCGTGTCCGAGCTGCGCGACCGCGGGCTGGTGGTGCTGGATCTGTCGGCGGACTTCCGCCTCAGCGACCCCGCCGTCTACAAGGAGTGGTACGGCGAGCACCTGGCGCCAGCGCGCTTCGGCACGGCGGCCTATGGCTTGGTGGAGCTGCACCGAGAGAGTCTGCGCACCGCGGACCTCATCGCCGTGCCCGGGTGTTATCCGACCGCCGCGAACTTGGCGCTCGCGCCGCTGCTGAAGGCGGGGCTGGTGGAGCCGCAGGGCATCATCGTGGACGCCAAGAGCGGAGTCTCGGGCGCGGGTCGCTCGCCGCTTCCGAACACGCACCTGCCCGAGGCGGCCGAGGGCTTCCGCGCGTACAAGGCCGCGGCGCACCGGCACACGTCGGAGATGGAGCAAGAGCTCAGCAAGGTGGCCGGCGCGCCCCTGCGCGTCACCTTCGTGCCGCACCTCGTGCCCATGACCCGCGGCATCCTCGCCACGTGCTACGCGCTCACCAAGGGCGACGTCACGGCGCAGGCCTGCACGGATGCGGCGCGCGCCCTGTTCGAGGGCAGCCCCAGCGTCGTCGTGCGCGACGCGGGCACGCACCCGGACACGCTGTGGGTGCGGGGCAGCAACCGCGCGCACGTGGGCTACGTCGTGGACAAGCGCGTTGGGCGCGTCGTCGCCATGTGCGCCATCGACAACCTGGTGAAGGGCGCCTCGGGGCAGGCCGTGCAGGCGTTCAACGTGCGCTTCGGCTTCGACGAGGGTGAGGGTCTGCGCGCCCCCGCGATGTGGCCTTGA
- a CDS encoding DUF2804 domain-containing protein, protein MTNGNPELRDEVDLCLPDGRLNPAARGHSRRQLHRANLRGFGRTKRWEYWGIITPTHVIGLTLADLDVLSLQEVFLLDRATGRERSIPFAAPMGLGVRLPDGLPPFEATGRGPYSSFRFTGEHARPGRPAGTRLHVRVPRVSLNAFVESAGDALGVVVPFGEGLFQYTLKAPACPVSGVIWVDGVSYAIPAGESWAVLDRGRGRWPHAIVWNWAVGSGVVEGRRTGLQLGAKWTAGTGATENALFVDGVMHYLPDEVDFTYDTTHWDRPWRAQGERLDVTLTPFHVRHAGVDLGPLGSDVHQAFGHWRGWVSDTLGVRHSVDGLVGWAEQADNRW, encoded by the coding sequence GTGACGAACGGCAACCCCGAGCTGCGCGACGAGGTCGACCTGTGTCTGCCCGATGGGCGCCTGAACCCTGCTGCGCGCGGGCACTCGCGCCGGCAGCTGCACCGCGCCAACCTGCGCGGCTTCGGGCGCACCAAGCGCTGGGAGTACTGGGGCATCATCACGCCCACGCACGTCATCGGGCTCACCCTGGCGGACCTTGACGTGCTCAGCCTGCAGGAAGTCTTCTTGCTCGACCGGGCGACTGGGCGCGAGCGCTCCATCCCGTTCGCGGCGCCCATGGGGCTGGGCGTGCGCTTGCCCGACGGGCTGCCGCCGTTCGAGGCCACGGGGCGGGGGCCGTACAGCTCGTTCCGTTTCACCGGCGAGCACGCACGCCCTGGCCGTCCGGCGGGGACGCGCTTGCACGTGCGGGTGCCACGTGTGTCGTTGAACGCGTTCGTGGAGTCCGCCGGCGACGCGCTGGGCGTGGTGGTGCCCTTCGGCGAGGGCCTGTTCCAGTACACGCTCAAGGCGCCCGCGTGCCCCGTATCGGGCGTGATCTGGGTGGACGGGGTGTCGTACGCGATCCCGGCGGGGGAGTCGTGGGCCGTGCTGGACCGCGGGCGCGGGCGCTGGCCGCACGCCATCGTGTGGAACTGGGCCGTCGGCAGCGGCGTGGTGGAGGGCAGGCGCACTGGGCTACAGCTGGGTGCCAAGTGGACGGCGGGCACGGGCGCCACGGAGAACGCGCTGTTCGTGGACGGCGTCATGCATTACCTGCCCGACGAGGTGGACTTCACCTACGACACCACGCACTGGGACCGGCCGTGGCGCGCGCAGGGCGAGCGCCTGGACGTGACGCTCACGCCCTTCCACGTGCGGCACGCGGGCGTGGACCTGGGCCCGCTCGGGTCGGACGTGCACCAGGCCTTCGGGCACTGGCGCGGCTGGGTCAGCGACACGCTCGGCGTGCGGCACTCGGTGGACGGGCTGGTGGGCTGGGCCGAGCAGGCGGACAACCGCTGGTAG
- a CDS encoding metallophosphoesterase, which yields MSFTLGALLMAALMARETHARAQTQDPTFQTPPYLMDPQPTELTLLFELRRASAAEVTLTGPEGARTLPSPTTKHHMVRLRGLQPDASYTYQVRLAEGPTRNGHFRTPRDHERDDARLCLYGDSRSGEEEHQRVIAGLRRAHQAAPMEAVVHLGDFAARGGELGEWVAPFASIGPLAQEVGLVPVLGNHELIPDGTGRPHYTRFLGRAMGSTAYYTRRFGPLHLVVLDTNTDWPEDAAQLEWAREQLRTLRAAHAEDFILVLAHHPMFSSSLHEDHQPLRDALEQSVREHADMVFGGHDHTYERGTVSGLHYVVSGGGGSPLYALNHRRDGQLAYAPEHHFVCVDVADGTLTLTAQRPDGTTLEACAVRRGEPFVCADGTPRGVVGGVPPWRFWITSALLWWRLGPALLLLAVAFGVVRRWLARRRARRAT from the coding sequence GTGAGTTTCACGCTCGGCGCGCTGCTGATGGCCGCCCTGATGGCCCGCGAAACGCACGCGCGCGCACAGACGCAGGACCCGACCTTTCAGACACCGCCCTACCTGATGGATCCGCAGCCGACCGAGCTCACGCTGCTGTTCGAGCTGCGTCGCGCGAGCGCCGCCGAAGTGACCCTCACGGGACCCGAAGGGGCGCGCACGCTGCCCTCCCCCACCACCAAGCATCACATGGTGCGACTGCGCGGCCTGCAGCCGGACGCGTCGTACACCTACCAGGTGCGCCTGGCCGAGGGGCCCACGCGCAACGGCCACTTCCGCACCCCGCGCGACCACGAGCGTGACGACGCGCGGCTCTGCCTCTATGGGGACAGCCGCTCCGGCGAGGAAGAGCACCAGCGGGTGATCGCGGGGCTGCGGCGGGCACACCAGGCCGCGCCCATGGAGGCGGTGGTGCACCTCGGTGACTTCGCCGCCCGTGGTGGCGAGCTGGGCGAGTGGGTGGCGCCGTTCGCGAGCATCGGGCCTCTCGCGCAGGAGGTGGGCCTGGTCCCCGTGCTCGGCAATCACGAGCTCATCCCCGACGGCACGGGGCGCCCGCACTACACGCGCTTCCTGGGACGCGCGATGGGCAGCACGGCCTACTACACGCGGCGCTTCGGGCCGCTGCACCTGGTGGTGCTGGACACCAACACCGACTGGCCCGAGGACGCCGCGCAGCTCGAGTGGGCGCGCGAGCAGCTGCGGACGCTGCGCGCCGCGCACGCCGAGGACTTCATCCTGGTGCTGGCGCACCACCCGATGTTCAGCAGCTCGCTGCACGAAGACCACCAGCCGCTGCGTGACGCGCTCGAGCAGAGCGTGCGCGAGCACGCCGACATGGTCTTCGGGGGTCACGACCACACGTACGAGCGGGGCACCGTGAGCGGGCTGCACTACGTGGTGAGCGGTGGCGGGGGCTCGCCGCTGTACGCGCTGAACCACCGGCGGGACGGGCAGCTGGCCTACGCGCCCGAGCATCACTTCGTGTGTGTGGACGTGGCGGACGGCACCCTCACGCTCACCGCGCAGCGCCCCGACGGAACCACGCTCGAGGCCTGCGCCGTGCGTCGAGGTGAGCCGTTCGTGTGCGCCGATGGGACCCCTCGCGGCGTCGTCGGGGGCGTTCCGCCGTGGCGCTTCTGGATCACGAGCGCGCTCCTGTGGTGGCGCCTGGGCCCCGCCCTGCTGCTGCTGGCGGTGGCCTTCGGCGTGGTGCGTCGGTGGCTCGCGCGGCGCCGGGCGCGACGTGCGACGTAG
- a CDS encoding GNAT family N-acetyltransferase: MTDMLEAPRAARRLTDDDDFAALTELIHLAYAPLAAKGLNYWGSRQTVDDTRHRWARGETWVAVQDGAYVATVTLYAPGTGHGGGWYAQPDVAKFGQLCVHPRLQGTGLGARMLNLVEDRARAQGAAHLACDTSEQATALIALYTRRGYVFVEHMDMRPKVNYRSVLLSLDLRDSSTRNDHA; encoded by the coding sequence ATGACCGACATGCTCGAGGCCCCTCGCGCCGCGCGACGCCTCACTGACGACGACGACTTCGCGGCGCTGACCGAGCTCATCCACCTGGCCTACGCGCCGCTCGCCGCGAAGGGCTTGAACTACTGGGGGAGCCGACAGACCGTGGACGACACGCGCCACCGCTGGGCGCGCGGAGAGACCTGGGTGGCCGTGCAGGACGGCGCGTACGTGGCCACCGTGACGCTCTACGCCCCCGGCACGGGTCACGGAGGGGGCTGGTACGCGCAGCCCGACGTCGCCAAGTTCGGTCAGCTGTGTGTGCACCCTCGACTGCAGGGCACGGGCTTGGGGGCGCGCATGCTCAACCTCGTCGAGGACCGTGCCCGGGCTCAGGGCGCCGCGCACCTCGCCTGCGACACGTCGGAACAGGCTACGGCGCTGATCGCGCTCTACACGCGCCGCGGGTACGTGTTCGTGGAACACATGGACATGCGGCCGAAGGTCAACTACCGCTCCGTGCTGCTGTCGCTCGACCTGCGCGACTCGAGCACACGCAACGACCACGCCTGA